One genomic window of Candidatus Kuenenia stuttgartiensis includes the following:
- a CDS encoding molybdopterin-dependent oxidoreductase, producing MKIIHLTIDDKSIVAPEGTNIFQAALDNNIYIPGLCYHPKLSQFGGCRLCYVEVTERNQTRRRFACAHPVSEGMSVKVNTAEVNRHRKAVMEYLLAHHELACPTCNKSGECGLQNIAHEQESPLGRFKTARMSAPVIRDNPVLELNRNRCVLCGRCVNACKEIEGVGAIDFQNRGFRTVIGTAFDRPLDCSFCGGCLAVCPTGAWQDRTLKFSGRSWEFEGFQTICPYCSVGCTIVLNTKNGSVRRVLSEDKLGINEGNLCVKGRFGHEFIHSPERITTPLIKKNGEFQAVRWEEAIGFVSETLGRIIEKHGSNTIGGIGSEKCTNEEDYLFQKFCRTVLRTNCIDNIANMRAPFLNSVLYKSVESGFAAAPLKEIENAGTLFFFGVDITEALPVIGCMARKAIKLNNANVVIANPRTIIFKNTAPNEARLNYSLGSQHILLNAIIKVIVEDKLVDIKKLESSASNLSDLRLAVENLSLIDVERLTGVSPEMIRNAAGLLAKPGNCCIVYGKDVIEDPLGADTIKTLLDLCTLIDISNRSEIHPGRVSLFCARYHNNSQGVNDMGVVPESLPGYLDINDASNKERIEELWGVKFSEDLLSKKPLNLIDAAKNGSIKSLYVMGADPVTEYPNGKEIRDSFKNMEFIVVQDSFMTETAKQADVIFPSATFAEKEGTYTSMGLITQRLNKAVSPVGESKADWKIICDVSEKMGHAFPYANVTEIVDEIKKAAPLYSSLSYDRLKRKEFHWPSSFPEKKESNTCTFFAIQGKFLKVNVEKEFPFIVMTGASLNHHGAYSAKSRALVSIAPECCVEINEKDAKDMQIKNGDMVMVESRVGKLKLRARVTKKSPPGIVFVPDAYADSPVNILISQAYTPVKIYTVSDLVLRLSQGE from the coding sequence ATGAAAATTATCCATCTGACAATAGATGATAAATCAATCGTAGCGCCTGAAGGCACAAATATTTTTCAGGCGGCATTGGACAATAATATTTATATTCCAGGCCTGTGCTACCATCCAAAACTATCCCAGTTTGGCGGATGCAGGCTTTGTTATGTTGAAGTTACTGAAAGGAATCAAACAAGACGCCGTTTCGCCTGTGCACATCCGGTATCCGAGGGGATGAGCGTAAAAGTAAATACAGCAGAAGTGAATCGCCATAGAAAAGCGGTAATGGAATACCTGCTTGCTCATCATGAACTTGCCTGCCCCACCTGTAATAAATCCGGAGAATGCGGACTGCAAAATATTGCCCATGAACAGGAATCCCCTCTGGGAAGATTCAAGACGGCAAGGATGTCTGCTCCGGTAATTCGGGATAATCCGGTTTTGGAATTAAACAGAAACCGGTGCGTTTTGTGCGGACGCTGTGTAAACGCCTGCAAGGAAATAGAGGGTGTTGGCGCCATAGACTTCCAGAACCGCGGGTTCAGAACGGTTATTGGAACCGCCTTTGACAGGCCATTGGATTGCAGTTTTTGCGGAGGGTGTCTGGCTGTGTGCCCGACAGGTGCTTGGCAGGACAGAACGCTGAAGTTCAGCGGCAGGTCGTGGGAATTCGAGGGTTTTCAGACAATTTGCCCATATTGTTCCGTTGGCTGCACAATTGTTTTAAATACAAAAAATGGAAGCGTCAGGCGCGTGCTTTCCGAAGATAAACTGGGAATAAATGAGGGAAATCTTTGTGTGAAGGGAAGGTTCGGGCATGAATTTATTCATTCCCCTGAACGAATAACCACCCCATTGATAAAAAAGAATGGTGAATTTCAGGCTGTCCGGTGGGAAGAGGCGATTGGGTTTGTGTCGGAGACGCTTGGACGAATTATTGAAAAACATGGCAGCAATACGATAGGCGGCATCGGTTCTGAAAAATGTACCAACGAGGAAGATTACCTTTTTCAGAAATTTTGCAGAACGGTACTGAGGACAAATTGTATTGACAACATAGCAAATATGAGGGCGCCATTCTTAAATAGCGTTTTATATAAATCAGTTGAAAGCGGGTTTGCAGCCGCTCCATTGAAGGAAATCGAAAATGCCGGCACCCTGTTCTTTTTTGGCGTGGATATTACCGAGGCACTTCCCGTCATAGGATGCATGGCAAGGAAGGCAATAAAATTGAATAACGCAAATGTGGTGATCGCCAACCCGCGCACTATCATTTTTAAAAATACCGCCCCAAATGAAGCGCGACTAAACTATTCTTTGGGAAGTCAGCATATATTGCTCAACGCAATAATCAAAGTTATTGTTGAGGATAAACTTGTTGATATTAAAAAGTTAGAGTCTTCGGCAAGTAATCTTAGCGATTTACGTTTAGCGGTAGAAAATCTTAGTTTAATTGATGTTGAACGATTGACGGGAGTTTCGCCTGAAATGATACGCAACGCTGCCGGATTGCTGGCGAAACCGGGCAACTGTTGCATTGTTTACGGCAAAGACGTTATTGAAGACCCGCTTGGTGCGGATACCATAAAAACGCTGTTAGACCTTTGCACATTGATTGATATTTCCAATCGTAGTGAAATTCATCCTGGCAGGGTGTCTCTTTTCTGTGCAAGATATCATAATAATTCGCAGGGGGTAAACGATATGGGAGTCGTTCCGGAATCATTACCCGGTTATCTTGATATAAACGATGCATCGAATAAGGAGAGAATTGAAGAATTGTGGGGCGTAAAATTTTCTGAAGATCTTTTATCAAAAAAACCCTTAAATCTGATTGACGCCGCAAAAAATGGGAGCATAAAATCGCTTTACGTAATGGGCGCAGATCCTGTCACGGAGTATCCGAACGGAAAAGAGATAAGAGATAGTTTTAAGAATATGGAATTTATTGTCGTTCAGGATTCATTTATGACGGAAACAGCAAAACAGGCAGATGTGATCTTCCCCTCTGCTACATTTGCCGAAAAAGAAGGTACTTATACCAGTATGGGATTGATCACGCAGCGATTAAACAAGGCTGTTTCACCTGTGGGTGAATCGAAGGCTGATTGGAAAATTATCTGCGATGTATCAGAAAAAATGGGACATGCTTTCCCCTATGCGAATGTAACGGAAATTGTGGATGAAATAAAAAAGGCAGCCCCTCTTTATTCATCCTTAAGTTATGACCGCCTGAAGCGAAAGGAATTTCACTGGCCTTCATCGTTTCCTGAAAAAAAAGAATCAAATACCTGCACGTTTTTTGCGATTCAGGGTAAATTCCTGAAAGTGAATGTAGAAAAAGAATTTCCTTTCATCGTAATGACAGGTGCAAGCCTGAATCACCATGGCGCTTATTCAGCAAAATCAAGGGCATTGGTTTCGATTGCCCCTGAATGTTGTGTAGAAATAAACGAAAAAGACGCAAAGGATATGCAGATTAAAAATGGGGATATGGTTATGGTTGAGTCGCGGGTGGGAAAATTAAAACTGAGAGCAAGGGTAACAAAGAAATCTCCTCCGGGCATAGTTTTTGTGCCAGATGCATATGCAGACTCACCTGTTAATATCTTGATATCTCAGGCATATACACCGGTGAAGATTTATACTGTTTCTGATTTGGTGTTACGCCTGAGCCAAGGTGAATAA
- a CDS encoding NuoI/complex I 23 kDa subunit family protein, whose amino-acid sequence MILPLVKGLLLTLKRFLNPFTCVTESYPDARPRLAKRFRGLPELQIGEDGREKCVACGLCAKVCPSQCISIEGAEDEQFRRYPSMYELDSFRCIFCGFCEEACPERAILLGDVFELATDKNSGVLDKEKLLESARKRKL is encoded by the coding sequence ATGATTTTACCGTTAGTGAAAGGTCTATTACTTACGTTAAAACGGTTTTTGAATCCGTTTACGTGTGTCACCGAAAGCTATCCTGATGCGAGGCCAAGGCTTGCCAAAAGATTCAGGGGATTGCCGGAACTGCAAATCGGTGAAGATGGGCGCGAAAAATGTGTTGCGTGCGGACTGTGCGCCAAAGTATGCCCTTCTCAGTGTATTTCCATAGAGGGTGCAGAGGATGAACAATTCAGAAGGTATCCGTCGATGTATGAACTGGATTCTTTCCGGTGTATATTTTGCGGTTTTTGCGAAGAGGCATGCCCTGAAAGGGCCATTCTTCTCGGGGACGTTTTTGAACTCGCCACTGACAAGAATAGCGGCGTTTTAGATAAAGAAAAATTACTGGAATCTGCCAGAAAAAGAAAATTATAG
- a CDS encoding NADH-quinone oxidoreductase subunit J, whose protein sequence is MEPYLFYVMAATSVVAALYLIFEKNPIYCALYLVFSFLNIAVLYVLLEAQFIAAVQIIVYTGAIMVLFLFVIMLLMTNSEQKQKDGLPFQRIPAMVLGLVLLIIMGLTIKSKLFQGREGIYTSAKVESIGHTQLVGKLLFTDYLLPFEMTSVLLFVAVIGAIILAKRKQ, encoded by the coding sequence ATGGAACCATATTTATTTTATGTAATGGCGGCGACTTCTGTAGTTGCGGCGCTCTACCTTATATTTGAGAAAAACCCTATATACTGCGCTTTATATCTGGTTTTTTCCTTTTTGAATATAGCGGTGCTGTATGTTTTGCTTGAGGCGCAGTTTATTGCCGCAGTGCAGATAATCGTATATACAGGGGCGATTATGGTCCTCTTCCTCTTTGTCATCATGTTATTAATGACGAACAGTGAACAAAAGCAGAAAGATGGCCTGCCTTTTCAGCGGATACCGGCAATGGTTCTGGGTCTCGTATTGCTTATTATTATGGGGTTGACGATCAAATCAAAGCTATTCCAGGGCAGGGAAGGGATTTATACTTCCGCAAAGGTCGAAAGCATAGGGCATACACAATTAGTTGGCAAACTATTATTCACCGATTACCTTTTGCCGTTTGAAATGACCTCTGTTTTATTATTTGTGGCCGTTATCGGGGCTATTATATTAGCGAAAAGGAAACAGTAA
- the nuoE gene encoding NADH-quinone oxidoreductase subunit NuoE, with protein MAETNIQSAENEALYLSKTEDVLEKYKHGRGSLIPILQTIQTAYGYLPEKVVDFVSERLNISVNEIIGVATFYAQFHMRPRGRHIIKACSGTACHVKGAKQIIEKLGKKLDIPVGETTKDTMFTLEEVACLGACSLAPVIMVDEDVYGQLSHNTVGNIIDEIKG; from the coding sequence ATGGCTGAAACAAATATACAATCCGCTGAGAATGAAGCATTATATCTTTCTAAGACAGAAGATGTTTTAGAAAAGTATAAACACGGCAGGGGCTCGCTCATTCCCATCTTGCAGACGATACAGACGGCATATGGTTATTTGCCGGAGAAGGTTGTTGATTTTGTTTCGGAAAGATTGAATATAAGCGTGAATGAGATAATCGGTGTTGCGACATTTTACGCCCAGTTTCATATGAGACCACGCGGCAGGCATATCATTAAGGCATGCAGCGGAACTGCATGTCATGTAAAAGGCGCAAAGCAAATTATTGAAAAACTGGGCAAAAAACTGGACATTCCTGTAGGGGAGACAACAAAAGATACAATGTTTACCCTCGAAGAGGTGGCTTGTTTGGGCGCCTGTTCGCTTGCGCCGGTTATAATGGTGGATGAAGATGTTTATGGCCAACTGTCGCATAATACCGTTGGGAATATAATAGACGAGATAAAGGGTTAG
- a CDS encoding type II toxin-antitoxin system HicA family toxin: protein MRFVLKRLGFNKIRSQKHETWERITDAGTVLQVRLSHKGKRDISKGTFNEMLKQAGIDKKMFRDLLKK, encoded by the coding sequence ATGCGGTTTGTACTTAAGAGATTGGGTTTTAATAAGATTAGAAGCCAAAAACATGAGACATGGGAAAGAATTACGGATGCGGGGACCGTATTACAGGTAAGATTAAGCCACAAAGGTAAACGAGATATATCTAAAGGGACCTTTAATGAGATGTTAAAACAAGCAGGTATTGATAAAAAAATGTTCAGAGATTTACTAAAAAAATAA
- the nuoK gene encoding NADH-quinone oxidoreductase subunit NuoK gives MITLTHYLILSAILFSIGVVGVLIRRNAIIIFMCIELMLNAVNLSFVAFAHYLHSMEGQMFVFFSMTVAAAEATVGLAIIIAIFRNKETVDVDDMNIMKW, from the coding sequence ATGATTACGCTGACTCATTATTTAATTTTGAGCGCTATATTGTTTTCAATCGGGGTTGTCGGAGTACTTATAAGGAGAAACGCAATCATAATCTTTATGTGCATAGAGCTTATGCTGAATGCGGTAAATCTGTCGTTTGTGGCATTTGCCCATTATCTGCACTCTATGGAAGGGCAGATGTTTGTATTTTTTTCCATGACGGTTGCCGCTGCTGAAGCAACGGTTGGTTTGGCCATAATTATTGCAATATTCAGGAACAAAGAAACCGTTGATGTCGATGACATGAATATCATGAAGTGGTAG
- the nuoH gene encoding NADH-quinone oxidoreductase subunit NuoH yields the protein MDRKLLIFLIIASVKIFIVFNVVQLMIVSMIWFERKILAHMQVRLGPMRVGFHGILQPIADGIKLLFKEDIIPAKAEKILFVLAPVMTLIPALCTFAVIPFGGVINVFGHRIDMVITDINVGILYILAVSSMGIYGIVMAGWSSNNKYSLLGGIRSSAQMISYELTIGLSLIGVIMMTGSLSMVDIVNAQSKMWNLVWQPLGFLIYLISAIAEVNRCPFDIPEAETELVAGYHTEYSSMKFSMFFMAEYANMITVSAIAVTFFLGGWHGPFLPGVVWFMLKLSFCLFGFIWLRATFPRLRYDQLMHFGWKFLLPLSLFNILVTGLIMVIRGL from the coding sequence ATGGATAGAAAGCTACTCATTTTTCTTATCATTGCATCCGTTAAGATTTTCATTGTCTTTAATGTAGTGCAACTAATGATTGTCTCAATGATCTGGTTTGAACGAAAGATATTGGCGCACATGCAGGTGCGTCTCGGCCCGATGCGCGTAGGATTCCATGGTATACTGCAGCCTATTGCAGACGGCATAAAGCTTTTGTTTAAAGAAGATATTATTCCCGCGAAGGCGGAAAAAATACTTTTTGTGCTGGCGCCGGTAATGACTTTGATCCCCGCGTTGTGTACGTTTGCCGTTATTCCCTTTGGAGGGGTAATCAATGTATTTGGACATCGTATAGATATGGTCATTACCGATATTAATGTGGGAATCCTTTATATTTTAGCGGTTTCTTCAATGGGTATTTATGGCATTGTTATGGCAGGCTGGTCATCGAATAATAAATATTCGTTGTTAGGGGGGATACGTTCCTCCGCTCAGATGATAAGTTACGAGTTAACTATAGGCCTTTCTCTCATTGGGGTTATCATGATGACCGGATCGTTGAGTATGGTGGATATTGTGAATGCCCAATCAAAAATGTGGAATCTTGTTTGGCAGCCTTTAGGTTTTCTCATCTATTTGATAAGCGCTATAGCAGAAGTAAACCGGTGCCCCTTTGATATCCCGGAGGCGGAGACAGAGCTTGTGGCAGGTTACCATACGGAATACAGCAGTATGAAGTTTTCCATGTTTTTTATGGCGGAATACGCAAATATGATAACAGTGTCTGCCATTGCGGTAACATTTTTTCTCGGCGGCTGGCATGGGCCGTTTTTGCCGGGGGTTGTTTGGTTTATGCTGAAATTGTCCTTCTGCCTTTTTGGTTTTATCTGGCTGAGGGCAACATTCCCAAGGCTTCGTTATGACCAGTTGATGCATTTTGGGTGGAAATTTCTGCTGCCACTTTCATTGTTTAATATTTTAGTAACAGGACTTATCATGGTTATTCGAGGACTATGA
- the nuoL gene encoding NADH-quinone oxidoreductase subunit L, giving the protein MLNLVAFILLFPLIGSAINGFFGRRLRKESVGYIACGATGLSFFISVIVFCGLLFLPPEERLFEKHLFGWIQSGSFNATAGFQVDPLSALMILIVTGVGFLIHIYSIGYMHEDKGYHRYFSYLNLFTFSMLLLVLSNNFLLMFVGWEAVGLCSYLLIGFWFEKKSASDAAKKAFVVNRIGDFGFALGIMLIFLTFHSIDFTEVFSAASHGKFAIGNITITFITLLLFMGAAGKSAQIPLYTWLPDAMEGPTPVSALIHAATMVTAGVYMVARCNVLYMLSPFTMTVVACIGAATALFAASIGLMQNDIKRVLAYSTISQLGYMFLACGVGAFTAGVFHLMTHAFFKALLFLGSGSVIHAMSGEQDMRKMGGLKNHIPVTYKTFLIGTVAIAGIPPFAGFFSKDEILLEAFVRGNIIYWSIGAVAAFLTAFYMFRLLFMTFHGESRVDPHVKEHLHESPRNMTTPLIILAGLSIIGGFFGIPGASALNHFLSPVFGGHGHGEMHGSEAGGHHGGGLPYLMMVVSTLIAVGGIWLAYQMYVKKQALPKKLAERFALPYKVLLNKYYIDEIYDAVFVNPVKKISVQLWKRVDAMMIDGSVNGIARFFVGISNVFRLFQTGYVRNYAFYIVVGCIFILILTTWLNK; this is encoded by the coding sequence ATGCTTAATCTGGTTGCATTCATTTTGTTATTTCCCTTAATTGGTTCCGCAATTAACGGGTTTTTCGGCAGACGATTGCGTAAAGAATCGGTAGGATATATCGCCTGCGGGGCAACAGGCCTGTCCTTTTTCATTTCCGTAATTGTTTTCTGCGGACTTCTTTTCTTACCGCCGGAAGAACGTCTTTTTGAAAAACACCTGTTCGGTTGGATTCAATCCGGATCATTCAATGCAACAGCCGGGTTTCAGGTAGACCCTTTGTCCGCCCTGATGATTCTTATTGTGACTGGTGTTGGATTCCTGATTCACATCTATTCGATAGGGTACATGCATGAAGACAAGGGATATCACCGCTATTTCAGTTACCTTAACTTATTTACCTTTTCAATGCTATTGCTTGTACTGAGCAACAATTTCCTCCTCATGTTTGTTGGTTGGGAGGCGGTTGGGCTATGCTCTTACCTCCTTATCGGATTCTGGTTTGAGAAGAAATCCGCTTCTGATGCAGCGAAAAAGGCATTTGTCGTTAACCGCATAGGGGATTTTGGCTTTGCATTGGGCATTATGCTCATCTTTCTGACGTTTCACAGCATTGATTTCACGGAGGTTTTTAGTGCGGCGTCTCACGGGAAATTTGCCATTGGGAATATAACGATAACATTCATTACACTCCTCTTGTTTATGGGTGCGGCGGGAAAATCTGCGCAGATACCCTTATATACATGGCTGCCTGATGCAATGGAAGGCCCCACTCCGGTGAGCGCCCTTATACATGCAGCAACGATGGTAACGGCAGGTGTTTATATGGTTGCAAGGTGTAATGTTCTCTATATGTTGTCCCCTTTTACCATGACCGTGGTTGCTTGTATAGGGGCTGCCACGGCGTTGTTTGCTGCTTCAATCGGGCTCATGCAAAACGATATCAAACGCGTTTTGGCGTATTCAACGATCAGTCAGTTAGGTTATATGTTCCTTGCCTGCGGTGTTGGAGCGTTTACGGCAGGCGTTTTTCACCTTATGACGCATGCATTTTTTAAGGCGTTGTTGTTTCTCGGTTCTGGAAGTGTCATTCATGCCATGTCCGGCGAACAGGATATGAGAAAAATGGGTGGTTTGAAAAACCACATTCCGGTTACCTATAAAACATTTTTGATAGGCACAGTGGCTATTGCAGGTATTCCGCCTTTTGCGGGATTTTTCAGTAAGGATGAAATATTGCTGGAGGCGTTTGTACGGGGAAATATTATTTATTGGTCTATAGGTGCTGTTGCAGCGTTTTTAACGGCATTTTATATGTTTCGCCTGTTGTTTATGACGTTTCATGGAGAATCACGTGTCGATCCTCATGTGAAAGAACATTTGCACGAATCTCCCAGGAACATGACGACCCCTTTAATAATACTGGCAGGTCTTTCCATAATAGGCGGTTTTTTCGGGATACCTGGTGCAAGCGCCTTGAATCATTTTCTATCTCCAGTGTTCGGAGGACATGGTCATGGGGAAATGCACGGCTCTGAAGCAGGCGGACATCATGGCGGGGGGCTTCCCTATCTTATGATGGTGGTCTCAACCCTTATTGCTGTCGGGGGTATTTGGCTTGCATATCAAATGTATGTGAAAAAACAGGCACTTCCCAAAAAGCTGGCAGAACGGTTTGCGTTGCCTTATAAAGTCTTGTTAAACAAGTATTATATTGACGAAATATATGACGCCGTATTTGTCAACCCTGTGAAAAAGATCTCTGTTCAGTTATGGAAGCGGGTTGATGCGATGATGATTGACGGTTCAGTAAACGGAATTGCACGTTTCTTTGTCGGGATAAGCAATGTCTTTCGCCTCTTTCAAACAGGTTATGTGCGTAATTACGCATTTTATATTGTGGTTGGATGTATTTTTATTCTCATACTGACGACGTGGTTAAATAAATGA
- a CDS encoding NADH-quinone oxidoreductase subunit NuoF yields the protein MVLDERSEGSKVDAMPARARIIVGMGTCGIGAGARGVLKSIESELAKQQIQADIVHTGCIGLCSYEVLVDIIIPGRTRVTYKNVKPQTVPLLLEEHVRKGEIVKNHVLSQMVAEEGCEEPYPLVPFFDELIINRPQRKQILRNCGYIDPDSIEEYIARGGYEALKKVLKTMSPEQVIEEVSKSGLRGRGGGGFSTGNKWASCAKYSTDEKFVICNADEGDPGAFMDRSLLEGDPHAVLEGMIIGGYAIGATSGYIYIRAEYPLAVRRIKHTIEQAGKYGFLGENILGSGYSLNIYIKEGAGAFVCGESTALQYSIEGKRGMPRTRPPQSVEAGLWDKPTVLNNVETFANVPLVMNKGAGWYAQMGTDKSKGTKIFSLTGKIKHPGLVEVPMGTTIRQIVFDIGGGIPRKRRFKAVQIGGPSGGCLPESLLDFPIDYESLLEIGAMMGSGSFVVVDDGTCMVEMARFFMDFCARESCGKCPPCRIGTTLMLDILTRITQGMGEEGDIAMLEEMCGEVKTMSLCGLGQSAPNPIKSTLRYFKDEYIAHIRDKICPTATCTALHRYEVIPDKCTKCQVCIRNCPVKAISGSKTEVAFIDKAKCIKCNVCYEKCNFLAIK from the coding sequence ATGGTTCTTGACGAAAGGTCTGAAGGTTCAAAAGTGGATGCAATGCCCGCCAGGGCCAGGATAATTGTTGGCATGGGAACATGTGGCATTGGCGCTGGCGCGAGGGGGGTATTAAAAAGTATCGAAAGCGAACTTGCCAAACAACAGATTCAGGCGGATATTGTTCATACAGGGTGCATTGGTTTATGTTCCTATGAAGTACTTGTTGATATAATAATCCCTGGCCGTACCAGGGTAACGTATAAAAATGTGAAGCCGCAGACCGTCCCTCTGTTATTGGAGGAACACGTAAGAAAAGGGGAAATTGTTAAAAACCATGTATTGTCTCAAATGGTTGCGGAAGAGGGGTGCGAAGAGCCATATCCGCTAGTTCCTTTTTTTGATGAACTGATCATTAATAGACCGCAGCGCAAGCAGATTTTGAGGAATTGCGGCTACATTGACCCTGATAGCATTGAGGAATATATTGCCCGCGGCGGGTATGAAGCCCTTAAAAAAGTACTAAAGACAATGAGTCCGGAGCAGGTGATTGAGGAAGTGTCTAAGTCAGGTTTGAGAGGAAGAGGGGGCGGTGGGTTTTCTACCGGCAATAAGTGGGCGTCGTGTGCAAAATATTCTACCGATGAAAAGTTTGTTATCTGTAATGCTGACGAGGGCGACCCTGGTGCATTTATGGACAGAAGTCTACTGGAGGGTGACCCGCACGCAGTCCTTGAGGGCATGATTATTGGCGGATACGCCATTGGCGCAACCAGTGGTTACATATATATCCGTGCGGAATATCCTCTGGCGGTTAGAAGGATTAAGCATACTATTGAGCAGGCAGGAAAATATGGGTTTTTGGGTGAGAATATTTTGGGCAGCGGATACAGCTTAAATATTTACATAAAGGAAGGCGCAGGTGCTTTTGTCTGCGGAGAGTCCACGGCATTACAATATTCAATAGAAGGCAAGCGGGGAATGCCGCGCACAAGGCCCCCTCAATCTGTAGAGGCGGGACTGTGGGATAAGCCAACTGTGTTAAATAATGTGGAAACCTTTGCGAATGTCCCTCTTGTAATGAATAAGGGGGCAGGTTGGTATGCTCAGATGGGAACAGACAAAAGCAAAGGTACGAAGATATTTTCATTAACGGGGAAAATAAAACATCCGGGCCTTGTAGAAGTTCCCATGGGCACAACTATCCGGCAAATCGTATTTGATATAGGAGGGGGGATTCCCAGGAAAAGACGGTTTAAAGCCGTTCAGATTGGAGGGCCTTCCGGCGGTTGTTTGCCTGAATCATTGCTGGATTTTCCTATCGACTACGAATCATTATTGGAAATTGGCGCGATGATGGGTTCAGGTAGTTTTGTAGTGGTGGATGACGGCACCTGTATGGTGGAAATGGCTCGCTTTTTTATGGATTTTTGCGCACGGGAATCATGCGGAAAATGTCCTCCATGCAGAATAGGCACAACCCTTATGCTTGATATACTTACGCGGATTACTCAGGGAATGGGTGAAGAGGGCGATATTGCAATGCTTGAAGAGATGTGCGGAGAGGTGAAGACCATGTCCCTTTGCGGTCTTGGGCAATCAGCGCCCAATCCAATCAAGTCCACTTTGCGGTATTTTAAAGACGAATATATCGCTCACATCAGAGACAAAATTTGCCCCACCGCCACATGTACGGCGTTGCACAGGTATGAGGTTATCCCCGATAAATGCACTAAATGCCAGGTCTGTATACGTAATTGTCCTGTCAAAGCAATCAGTGGCAGCAAGACGGAAGTTGCTTTTATTGATAAAGCAAAGTGTATTAAATGTAATGTGTGTTACGAAAAATGTAATTTCCTGGCAATAAAATGA